In a genomic window of Streptococcus oralis:
- the rnc gene encoding ribonuclease III, translating into MKELQTVLKKRFAIEFADKNLLETAFTHTSYANEHRLLKISHNERLEFLGDAVLQLLISEYLYKKYPKKPEGDLSKLRAMIVREESLAGFARDCQFDQFIKLGKGEEKSGGRNRDTILGDAFEAFLGALLLDKDVARVKEFIYQVMIPKVEAGDFEMIKDYKTHLQELLQVNGDVDIRYQVISETGPAHDKVFNVEVLVEGKSIGKGQGRSKKLAEQEAAKNAVEKGLDSCI; encoded by the coding sequence ATGAAAGAATTACAAACTGTACTAAAGAAGCGTTTTGCAATCGAATTTGCAGACAAAAACTTACTAGAAACGGCCTTTACTCATACGAGTTATGCCAATGAGCACCGCCTCTTAAAAATTTCACACAATGAGCGCTTGGAATTTTTAGGAGACGCTGTTCTGCAATTATTGATTTCAGAATATCTGTATAAAAAATATCCTAAGAAACCAGAGGGAGATTTGTCTAAACTTCGTGCTATGATTGTCCGTGAGGAGAGTTTGGCTGGTTTTGCGCGTGATTGTCAGTTTGATCAGTTTATCAAGCTAGGAAAAGGGGAAGAAAAGTCTGGTGGGCGCAATCGCGACACCATTCTTGGGGATGCTTTTGAAGCCTTTCTGGGAGCATTGCTTTTAGACAAGGATGTTGCTAGGGTAAAAGAGTTTATCTATCAGGTCATGATTCCCAAGGTTGAAGCAGGTGACTTTGAAATGATTAAGGATTACAAGACACATCTGCAAGAGTTGCTCCAGGTCAATGGAGATGTAGATATTCGCTACCAGGTTATCTCTGAGACAGGGCCTGCTCATGATAAGGTTTTTAATGTAGAAGTTCTGGTTGAAGGCAAGAGTATCGGAAAAGGCCAAGGCCGTTCTAAAAAATTAGCAGAGCAAGAGGCCGCAAAAAATGCAGTTGAGAAAGGGCTGGATTCATGTATTTAA
- a CDS encoding AAA family ATPase, whose amino-acid sequence MEEKLNYWMIVAGGGGKVWSLFKEENIACIDFDSSLSNILDYNNPEELKQGKRSNLFIWKFAHDIKINDYIIATSGFNKILGIGQCVKTYYFDETKTEFKHCIGVNWLKVDGGWEYQGKKGTRQTINWDRNSERINLYKSIINGTYRKNIEKVVMDKNINDYLDKLKKSKNLILRGAPGTGKTYLAKEIAKELTDGNEDQIGFVQFHPSYDYTDFVEGLRPVSNGDGAIEFKLQDGIFKKFCQRAKEAQKTGGQDNFEEAWGKLTDAINEKQGQYFFPRSSVPASLNSQGNVKFDSPVATKEKVYLLYKGEDTNLKYETYQNIVLDHMKESYGLCDYVSPTIDTDKKFVFIIDEINRGEISKIFGELFFSIDPGYRGEKGSVSTQYANLHETDDKFYIPENVYIIGTMNDIDRSVDTFDFAMRRRFRFVEVTAESQLYILDNELDGHEEEAKKRLRNLNAAIENVQELNSHYHIGPSYFLKLKDVDFDYELLWSDYIKPLLEDYLRGSYEEDETLQTLKKAFDLTNNEQTVRQETGDDDADN is encoded by the coding sequence ATGGAAGAAAAATTAAATTATTGGATGATAGTTGCAGGAGGAGGTGGAAAAGTTTGGTCTTTATTCAAAGAAGAGAATATAGCTTGTATAGATTTCGATTCTAGTTTATCTAATATTTTAGATTACAATAATCCTGAAGAATTGAAGCAAGGAAAGCGGAGCAATTTATTTATTTGGAAGTTTGCACATGACATAAAAATAAATGATTATATAATAGCTACCTCAGGATTTAACAAAATTTTAGGTATTGGACAATGTGTGAAAACATATTACTTTGATGAAACAAAAACAGAGTTTAAACATTGTATTGGTGTTAATTGGTTGAAAGTAGATGGTGGATGGGAATACCAAGGTAAAAAAGGTACAAGACAAACCATCAACTGGGATAGAAATTCAGAACGTATCAATTTATATAAATCTATTATAAATGGTACATACAGAAAAAATATAGAGAAAGTTGTTATGGATAAAAATATTAACGATTATTTAGATAAATTAAAAAAATCCAAAAACCTCATCCTCCGTGGTGCACCTGGCACAGGAAAAACTTATCTTGCTAAAGAAATTGCTAAAGAATTAACGGATGGTAACGAAGACCAAATCGGATTTGTACAATTTCACCCATCCTATGATTATACGGATTTTGTGGAGGGTTTAAGACCGGTATCAAATGGGGATGGAGCTATTGAGTTTAAATTACAGGATGGTATTTTTAAGAAGTTCTGTCAGAGAGCGAAAGAAGCTCAGAAAACTGGAGGACAAGATAATTTTGAGGAAGCGTGGGGTAAGCTAACGGATGCTATCAATGAAAAACAAGGACAATACTTCTTCCCTCGTAGTTCTGTTCCAGCTAGTTTAAATAGTCAAGGGAATGTGAAGTTTGATTCTCCTGTTGCTACCAAAGAAAAAGTGTATCTTTTGTACAAGGGTGAAGATACTAATTTAAAGTACGAAACTTATCAAAACATTGTTTTGGATCACATGAAAGAAAGTTATGGATTATGTGATTATGTATCTCCAACGATTGACACAGACAAGAAATTCGTCTTCATCATCGATGAAATCAACCGTGGGGAGATTTCTAAGATTTTTGGTGAACTCTTTTTCTCTATCGACCCTGGCTATCGTGGTGAAAAGGGAAGTGTTTCTACCCAGTATGCTAATTTACATGAGACTGATGATAAATTTTATATCCCTGAAAATGTCTACATCATCGGAACAATGAATGATATTGACCGTTCAGTAGATACCTTTGATTTTGCTATGCGTCGTCGTTTCCGTTTTGTTGAAGTTACTGCTGAAAGTCAGTTATACATTCTAGATAACGAACTAGATGGACATGAGGAGGAAGCGAAAAAACGTCTAAGAAACTTGAATGCTGCTATCGAAAACGTTCAAGAGCTAAATAGTCATTATCATATCGGACCAAGTTATTTCCTTAAGTTGAAGGATGTGGATTTTGACTATGAGTTACTCTGGTCTGATTATATTAAACCGCTCCTAGAAGACTACTTGCGTGGTTCTTATGAAGAAGATGAAACTCTGCAAACATTGAAAAAAGCATTTGATCTGACAAATAACGAGCAAACAGTTCGGCAAGAGACTGGTGATGATGATGCGGATAACTGA
- a CDS encoding McrC family protein encodes MRITDNQHKIAKEDFVAEYPKLSQALLDRTLDNLSREDRIFIFPNDLINSLDLDKDQKILETVNQEIKTGNVIGFLGYGQERLTIASRFSDESNDHFLHYLLQKVLNINLTSLDIGLSLEDKLYQLLIYLFPKYLQAALRKGLYKEYQRFSHNDSHVKGAVDVGNHLKKNLPFTGNIAYTTREFTYDNPLMQLIRHTIEYIKIQKSFGALLDSNRENITEITRATPAYKLADRAKIIRMNKIKPIRHAYFREYRKLQELCLMILSREKHGLGPQSQRVHGILFDVSWLWEEYVYTLLPKYFVHPRSKDRTDGISVFSVGKRKVYPDFYDRERKIVLDAKYKKLEFTEKGINREDLFQLISYSYILKSEKAGLIFPSMEQSVNSEIGKLAGYGSQLKKWSIQIPQNASSYSAFCKMMENSAEIFKAIIDEEVGRK; translated from the coding sequence ATGCGGATAACTGATAATCAGCATAAAATTGCTAAAGAAGACTTTGTAGCAGAATATCCCAAACTAAGTCAAGCGCTTCTTGATAGAACACTGGATAACCTTTCTCGAGAGGACCGTATCTTTATTTTCCCGAATGATTTGATAAATTCTCTTGATTTAGATAAGGACCAAAAGATTTTGGAAACAGTTAATCAGGAAATCAAGACAGGAAACGTGATTGGTTTTCTTGGATATGGTCAGGAAAGATTAACGATTGCCTCTCGTTTTTCTGATGAAAGTAACGACCATTTTTTGCATTATCTCTTACAAAAGGTTCTCAATATCAATCTGACTAGTTTAGACATCGGTCTATCTCTAGAGGATAAACTCTATCAGCTTTTGATTTACCTCTTTCCCAAGTATTTACAAGCTGCTCTCAGAAAAGGTCTTTATAAGGAATACCAGAGATTTTCTCATAACGACAGTCATGTAAAGGGAGCCGTTGATGTAGGAAATCATCTTAAGAAAAATCTTCCTTTTACGGGAAATATTGCCTATACAACAAGAGAGTTTACCTATGATAATCCACTCATGCAGTTGATTCGGCATACGATTGAGTACATAAAGATTCAAAAAAGTTTTGGAGCACTACTTGATAGTAATCGTGAAAATATAACTGAAATTACTCGTGCAACTCCAGCTTATAAACTAGCTGATCGTGCTAAGATTATCAGAATGAATAAAATCAAACCCATCCGACACGCCTACTTCAGAGAGTACAGAAAGTTACAGGAACTCTGCTTGATGATTCTGAGTAGAGAAAAGCATGGTCTTGGCCCTCAATCTCAAAGGGTACATGGTATTCTTTTTGATGTTTCCTGGCTTTGGGAAGAGTATGTCTACACCTTGTTGCCAAAATATTTTGTACATCCCAGAAGTAAGGATAGGACGGATGGAATTTCAGTATTTTCTGTTGGGAAACGAAAAGTATATCCAGATTTTTATGACAGAGAACGAAAGATTGTTCTAGATGCAAAATATAAAAAACTGGAGTTTACTGAAAAAGGGATTAACCGTGAGGACTTGTTCCAATTGATTTCCTATTCTTATATCTTAAAATCTGAGAAAGCTGGACTGATTTTTCCTAGTATGGAGCAGTCAGTAAATAGTGAAATAGGGAAACTAGCTGGCTATGGATCTCAATTGAAGAAGTGGTCTATCCAAATCCCTCAGAATGCCTCATCCTATAGTGCATTTTGTAAAATGATGGAAAACTCCGCAGAAATTTTTAAAGCGATTATTGATGAAGAAGTGGGGAGAAAATAA
- a CDS encoding GMP reductase, whose product MLNEFPIFDYEDIQLIPNKCVIKSRAEADTSVTLGNHTFKLPVVPANMQTILDENVAEQLAKGGYFYIMHRFDEAGRIPFIKRMHDQGLIASISVGVKDYEYDFVSQLKADAPEYITIDIAHGHADSVISMIQHIKKELPDTFVIAGNVGTPEAVRELENAGADATKVGIGPGKVCITKVKTGFGTGGWQLAALRWCAKAARKPIIADGGIRTHGDIAKSIRFGASMVMIGSLFAGHIESPGKTIEVDGEQFKEYYGSASQYQKGAYKNVEGKRILLPTKGHLQDTLTEMEQDLQSAISYAGGRKVADLKHVDYVIVKNSIWNGDASH is encoded by the coding sequence ATGTTAAATGAATTTCCAATTTTTGATTATGAAGATATTCAGTTGATCCCAAATAAATGTGTCATTAAAAGCCGTGCAGAAGCAGACACGAGTGTCACACTAGGAAATCACACTTTCAAACTACCTGTTGTACCTGCAAATATGCAGACGATTTTGGATGAGAACGTAGCAGAGCAACTGGCTAAAGGCGGTTACTTCTACATTATGCACCGTTTTGATGAAGCGGGGCGCATTCCTTTTATCAAGCGCATGCACGACCAAGGCCTCATTGCTTCCATTTCTGTCGGTGTCAAGGATTATGAGTATGATTTTGTTAGTCAACTCAAGGCTGATGCTCCTGAGTATATCACGATTGACATTGCTCATGGTCATGCGGATAGCGTGATTTCTATGATCCAACACATCAAGAAAGAATTACCAGATACTTTTGTCATTGCTGGTAACGTGGGAACACCAGAAGCTGTTCGTGAATTGGAAAATGCTGGTGCGGATGCAACAAAGGTTGGAATCGGTCCTGGTAAGGTTTGTATAACCAAGGTCAAGACAGGTTTTGGTACAGGTGGCTGGCAGTTGGCTGCCCTACGTTGGTGTGCCAAGGCTGCGCGTAAACCGATTATCGCTGATGGTGGCATTCGTACTCATGGTGATATTGCCAAGTCTATCCGTTTCGGTGCCAGCATGGTCATGATTGGTTCCCTATTTGCAGGACATATCGAAAGCCCAGGAAAGACGATTGAAGTCGATGGCGAACAATTCAAAGAATACTATGGTTCAGCTTCACAATATCAAAAGGGTGCTTATAAAAATGTGGAAGGTAAACGCATCTTACTTCCTACCAAAGGGCATTTGCAAGACACCCTTACTGAGATGGAGCAGGACTTGCAAAGTGCTATTTCCTACGCAGGTGGACGCAAGGTTGCTGACCTCAAGCACGTTGATTATGTGATCGTGAAAAACTCTATCTGGAACGGTGATGCATCCCACTAA
- a CDS encoding L-threonylcarbamoyladenylate synthase, with protein MTKHIQWNGTLSQEGYDILKGEGGCIVCPTKVGYIIMTSDKAGLERKFEAKERNRNKPGVVLCGSMDELRALAKLNPEIEAFYQKHWDEDILLGCILPWKPEAFEKLKAYGDGREELMTDVRGTSCFVIKFGKAGEQLAAKLWDEGKMVYASSANPSGKGNRGKVEGIGQRIEGAVDLVIEADDYVASIQPDKTIETRYEQGVMVSMVDKDGKLIPEQGGARSTSPAPVVIRKGLDIDKIMMHLSDTFNSWDYRQGEYY; from the coding sequence ATGACAAAACACATTCAATGGAACGGAACACTTTCTCAAGAAGGCTATGACATTTTAAAAGGTGAGGGCGGATGTATTGTTTGTCCTACAAAAGTTGGTTACATTATCATGACGAGCGATAAGGCAGGTCTTGAGCGTAAGTTTGAGGCTAAAGAACGTAATCGTAACAAACCAGGTGTTGTACTTTGTGGTAGCATGGACGAGCTACGCGCTTTAGCAAAACTCAACCCAGAAATTGAAGCCTTCTACCAAAAACATTGGGATGAAGATATTCTCCTTGGTTGTATCCTTCCTTGGAAACCAGAAGCTTTTGAAAAACTCAAAGCATACGGTGATGGCCGTGAAGAACTCATGACTGACGTTCGTGGTACTAGCTGTTTTGTCATCAAATTTGGTAAAGCTGGTGAACAGTTGGCTGCTAAACTTTGGGATGAAGGTAAAATGGTCTATGCGTCATCAGCCAACCCATCTGGAAAAGGAAACCGTGGTAAGGTGGAAGGTATCGGTCAACGAATCGAAGGAGCAGTGGATCTTGTCATCGAAGCAGACGACTACGTGGCATCTATCCAACCAGACAAAACGATTGAAACGCGCTACGAGCAAGGTGTGATGGTCTCTATGGTCGATAAGGACGGAAAACTCATCCCAGAACAAGGAGGAGCCCGTTCAACCTCACCAGCACCAGTCGTTATCCGCAAAGGGCTTGACATTGATAAAATCATGATGCACCTGTCAGATACCTTTAACTCTTGGGACTACCGTCAGGGAGAGTATTACTAA